CCAAAtaacttcaaattaatatcaatCACTACCATTTTAGAACAAGTTTTGAACGATAATCATACACTTTAATCTTCCATTTCATCAAAACTCACCGACTCATACCCAATACCTGAACCTCATCAACTCGGTAAAACTACTTCGTTTCTTGTTCATGAATCTGcataccaaacaaaaaaaaatcatcttcCATTAGGGTCCCTCTTTCAGTATCAAGAGTAGGGCGAGAAGGTATTGTTGGACGCTGATTTTGTATTCTTGAAAAATGGAGCTATCATCGTTCCTAAGTTGGAGCTGTCATCATTTGTCTAATCAAGATTTAAGatagaaaaaaatgtttttcttttcgcGATCCTATCATTACCTTAtatatgttagatgaacacgactctccaccaTAGTATGAGATTGTCcctttgagtataagttctTGTGctttctttgggcttctcaaaaggcctcattcctatatagagatagtattctttcattataaacccatgatcatttaaCGTGGCCACctatatttcatttcataagTATAATTATGGGATATTTTGTGCAATTCCACAAAGTAATTAGAAAAGTAGAAAGAGATTCTTGAAGTGGCactaattaatgaatttgcATGCATGGGGTGAGGCGCTGGCTATAAGAATTCCATAGCGGCAGCAATAGCAAAGACGTCATGATCCGCACAATAATCCATCTTACAATTGCATCCACACTCATCCTTCCATTTCCCACATCGCTTTCTCTTCATCTCCCTTTCCATTTTATTAACCCTCACTCTCATCCCCACCTTCAACTTGGGTTGCTTGAGGCCCAATCCTTCACGAACCAAACACGCCCATTTAGCAACTTCCATGTTCGGCGATCCAAAAACTTCCTCCCAAGGGATCTCACCCCTGCCAAGGAGCCGAGACCACCCCAAAATTCTGCCGAGCAAAGGCAGTGTCTTGGCCTGCCGCAGCTCGAAGACAACGGTTGATTGCTTGAGGGCGTGGATAGAATCTTGCGTACCCAAACACTCCAATGAGAAAGACTGGTTCCAAATGAAGTCGGATTTGGAGGAGATCTGTTGTTGGGTGTTGAGGCGAATCCTCTCGTTGTTACCTGCAGAAAGATAGTATCTAACGAAGAGATTCTTAGGAGATTTGAACTCTAAGTTTATGGCTTGTAGGATACTGATTTCGCAGCTGAAAGAAGAGGAGTTTTGAGCGGTATCCATTGACAAAGAAAGAGTGTGTGTTTGAGCATATCCCATATATCCCATCCTTGTCTGTATTTAAAGAGGAATTGGGAATGGGAAGCTTCGTGGAAGTAAACAAAAAGGAGATGAAGCCCTTTGGGAAGCATGAAGGGCTGGATTTAAGAAAACGGCCGACTCGATATGCAACAATGGGCATGGTGGCCGGTGGGTGGGTTTACTAACAAGATTGTATGAATGATCATATCACACTCCAATGAAAAtcattaccttttttttttatttgttttcttttaggaCTTTAATAATGAGGATTGAAATCTAATATTGGGAATTATACTCTATGTTCCATTTAtgcattatttatatattttttagttgttgATCGATGGTTCGTGgtgaaaatatcatttaatgacgtgttaaatatgaaaagaaagaagcatGTAATacaatagttttttttttttttttttttttttNNNNNNNNNNNNNNNNNNNNNNNNNNNNNNNNNNNNNNNNNNNNNtttttttttttttttttttttttttttttttttttttttttttttttttttttttttttttttagtagagTTGTCACACATTTCTAGGTAACTAAAGTGATATACTCAAGCTTGTAGCTTAAGTTTTAAACTATGATAAAAGTGTTATCGTTGGTAGATGTTgccctctttagactttcgatattattttttttttgggttatggGATTTCCATTTTATGCTTCTACTCAAAGTTTTGGATTttgggctttgggctttccctttttgtgttttgggtttttccttgtagacttccactcaaatttttaaaccCTCCACTAAGAGGGGTGAGA
This sequence is a window from Cucurbita pepo subsp. pepo cultivar mu-cu-16 chromosome LG19, ASM280686v2, whole genome shotgun sequence. Protein-coding genes within it:
- the LOC111782299 gene encoding uncharacterized protein LOC111782299; translation: MDTAQNSSSFSCEISILQAINLEFKSPKNLFVRYYLSAGNNERIRLNTQQQISSKSDFIWNQSFSLECLGTQDSIHALKQSTVVFELRQAKTLPLLGRILGWSRLLGRGEIPWEEVFGSPNMEVAKWACLVREGLGLKQPKLKVGMRVRVNKMEREMKRKRCGKWKDECGCNCKMDYCADHDVFAIAAAMEFL